A single Pedobacter sp. PACM 27299 DNA region contains:
- a CDS encoding YfbK domain-containing protein — MKNRFFPLFLVLVLLGFNASAIKKIQGKVIGNGAGITNATVSNLSGSRSAATNRAGEYTIILEDSDQELRFQAPGYYRQRLSIGTKSILNVKLILDPIATKKLAAAELARNKTKQQIRIRGIKDPGMKTLEGDPTADIVSYNVMSTRTPGVMAGEATASMQKPTIRRMPIRRNERNAYRSESNTESYKPIQENGFIAPNKTPLSTFSIDVDAAAYSNVRRYLNNGALPPKDAVRIEEMVNYFNYDYSQPGGNDPVNIGTEIAAAPWNPQHKLVKISLQARRINTASLPAANLVFLIDVSGSMAESNKLPLLISSFKLLTDQLRPNDRVAIVVYAGRTELVLPSTPGSAKTTIKDALDKLMAGGGTAGGKGLEMAYKVAAGNFIKKGNNRIILATDGDFNVGASSDQEMENLIEEKRKSGIFLTVLGYGMGNIKDSKMETLADKGNGNYAYIDNISEARKVLINEFGGTLFTVAKDVKLQVEFNPSKVQAYRLIGYENRLLADEDFNNDRKDAGDMGAGHTVTAFYEVIPFGVKSGFTPFIDPLKYQKQEIMASNNGSPEMLTVKLRYKQPDGHQSKLLQKTLLDKNSPFDKASEEFRFAAAVAEFGLLLRQSEYKRDASFEQVIRMAQAAKGKDTEGYRAEFINLVKSTALLAKDLLSIENTNKFNEKN; from the coding sequence ATGAAAAACAGATTCTTCCCCCTTTTCCTGGTACTGGTGCTGCTGGGATTTAATGCTTCGGCAATAAAAAAAATACAAGGTAAAGTGATTGGAAATGGCGCTGGGATTACCAACGCGACGGTCAGCAATCTTTCCGGCAGCAGATCAGCCGCCACAAACCGCGCTGGTGAATACACGATCATCCTGGAAGATAGCGATCAGGAATTGCGCTTTCAAGCTCCGGGATATTATAGGCAAAGGCTGAGCATCGGGACAAAAAGTATCCTGAATGTGAAATTGATCCTGGATCCCATTGCGACAAAAAAACTGGCAGCAGCAGAACTGGCAAGAAATAAAACGAAGCAACAGATCAGGATCCGGGGAATTAAAGATCCTGGAATGAAAACCTTAGAAGGAGATCCAACGGCCGATATCGTATCGTACAACGTGATGAGCACCAGGACACCAGGAGTGATGGCGGGCGAAGCAACAGCAAGTATGCAGAAGCCTACGATTAGACGCATGCCAATCAGGAGAAATGAGCGCAACGCATATCGTTCAGAAAGTAATACTGAAAGCTATAAGCCTATCCAGGAAAACGGCTTTATCGCTCCCAATAAAACACCGCTTTCTACCTTTTCCATAGATGTAGATGCCGCAGCCTATAGCAATGTGCGCCGTTACCTGAACAATGGGGCATTGCCTCCTAAAGATGCAGTGAGAATTGAGGAGATGGTCAATTATTTTAATTACGACTATTCTCAGCCCGGTGGAAATGATCCGGTAAACATCGGTACAGAAATCGCAGCTGCCCCATGGAATCCTCAGCATAAACTGGTAAAAATTTCCCTACAGGCCAGGCGTATCAACACAGCGTCTTTGCCAGCTGCCAACCTGGTGTTCCTGATTGACGTATCCGGCTCTATGGCCGAATCAAATAAATTACCGCTGTTGATTTCCTCTTTCAAATTATTAACCGATCAATTACGTCCCAACGACCGCGTCGCTATTGTAGTGTATGCAGGCAGAACTGAACTGGTCTTGCCTTCTACCCCGGGTTCGGCGAAAACCACCATCAAAGATGCTTTAGATAAATTAATGGCAGGCGGTGGTACTGCCGGAGGGAAAGGCTTGGAAATGGCTTACAAAGTAGCCGCAGGAAACTTCATTAAAAAGGGGAATAACAGGATTATTCTTGCCACAGATGGGGATTTCAATGTGGGTGCTTCCAGCGATCAGGAAATGGAAAATCTGATTGAAGAAAAAAGAAAAAGCGGTATCTTCCTAACCGTATTGGGCTATGGAATGGGCAATATCAAAGACAGCAAAATGGAAACGCTTGCTGATAAAGGCAATGGTAATTACGCCTATATCGACAATATTTCGGAAGCCAGAAAAGTATTGATCAATGAATTTGGCGGCACCTTATTTACGGTGGCCAAAGATGTGAAATTACAGGTAGAATTCAATCCTTCGAAAGTGCAGGCCTACCGTTTGATTGGTTATGAAAACCGCTTATTAGCAGATGAAGATTTTAATAACGACCGCAAAGATGCCGGCGATATGGGTGCAGGACATACAGTAACCGCTTTCTATGAAGTGATTCCTTTTGGGGTTAAAAGTGGATTTACACCATTCATTGACCCTTTGAAATATCAGAAACAGGAGATAATGGCCAGTAATAATGGCAGTCCGGAAATGCTGACGGTAAAGCTCCGCTATAAACAACCGGATGGTCATCAAAGTAAGTTACTGCAAAAAACGCTACTGGATAAAAATTCGCCATTTGACAAGGCTTCTGAGGAGTTTCGTTTTGCAGCAGCTGTAGCAGAATTTGGCTTGTTATTGCGTCAATCAGAATATAAACGTGATGCCAGTTTTGAGCAAGTGATCCGCATGGCGCAGGCTGCAAAGGGGAAAGATACCGAAGGATACCGCGCCGAGTTTATAAATTTAGTAAAGTCCACTGCTTTATTGGCCAAAGATTTGCTTAGTATTGAAAACACAAACAAATTCAATGAAAAAAACTAG
- a CDS encoding DUF4197 domain-containing protein, which produces MKKTSIYLLATCLISLSSIEAKSQTKLGNILKKVTAASKPATTNKANSVTGTTGTPSTSEIGFGIKEALELGIGRGADLLSAKDGFMGNAAVKILFPPEAEKVEKTLRSVGLGSLADNVVLSLNRAAEDAAKEAKPIFVSAIKQMTIADATNILLGQQDAATNYFKRVTTAQLMEKFEPVITNSLSKVGAAKYWGDATKQYNKLPMVKPVTTDLSSYVAQKAIDGMFIQVAQEELKIRDNLGARSTPLLQKVFGYADQKK; this is translated from the coding sequence ATGAAAAAAACTAGCATTTATTTGCTCGCCACCTGCCTGATCAGTCTCAGCAGTATCGAAGCGAAAAGCCAGACAAAACTCGGTAATATTTTAAAAAAAGTAACTGCAGCTTCAAAACCTGCTACGACCAATAAAGCGAATAGCGTGACCGGAACAACGGGTACGCCAAGTACTTCCGAAATCGGCTTTGGGATTAAAGAAGCGCTGGAACTAGGGATCGGCAGAGGTGCGGATTTATTATCGGCAAAAGACGGATTTATGGGCAATGCTGCGGTGAAAATCCTTTTCCCACCAGAAGCAGAGAAGGTAGAAAAAACTTTACGCAGCGTTGGTTTAGGTTCACTTGCCGATAATGTGGTTCTGAGCTTAAACAGGGCTGCTGAAGATGCGGCTAAAGAGGCGAAGCCTATTTTTGTTTCGGCCATCAAACAGATGACCATTGCTGATGCAACTAATATTTTATTGGGTCAGCAGGATGCAGCAACCAATTATTTCAAAAGAGTCACTACAGCACAGCTGATGGAGAAGTTTGAACCGGTCATTACAAATAGCCTGAGTAAAGTTGGTGCCGCAAAATATTGGGGCGATGCCACTAAGCAGTACAATAAATTGCCAATGGTGAAGCCGGTAACTACCGACTTATCCAGCTATGTAGCCCAAAAGGCCATCGACGGTATGTTTATCCAGGTGGCTCAGGAAGAGCTTAAAATCAGAGACAATCTGGGCGCCAGGTCTACCCCGCTTTTGCAAAAAGTGTTCGGTTATGCCGACCAGAAAAAATAA
- a CDS encoding replication-associated recombination protein A yields MQNLPPLAERMRPQNLDEYVGQQHLVGPDAVLRKAIQSGQLPSMIFWGPPGVGKTTLAYIISQTLDRPFFNLSAINSGVKDIRDVIDRAAALKDSFMGLPILFIDEIHRFSKSQQDSLLGAVERGLVTLIGATTENPSFEVISALLSRSQVYILKSLNEEELSGLLQTAIQQDKVLKEKKITIKEHEALIRLSGGDARKLLNVLEIAINGIGGDKIVLTNENVLKHAQQNLALYDKAGEQHYDIISAFIKSIRGSDPNAAVYWLARMIEGGEDPSFIARRLLILASEDIGNANPNALLLANNCFQAVNVIGYPESRIILAQAVTYMASSAKSNAAYEAINKAQALVKQTGNLPVPLHIRNAPTKLMKNIGYGKDYQYAHGFEGNFSEQEYFPDTLSGTKLYDPGKNPAEEKLREKLRQNWKNKYNY; encoded by the coding sequence ATGCAAAACCTACCTCCTTTAGCAGAGCGTATGCGCCCTCAAAATCTGGATGAATATGTGGGTCAGCAGCATTTAGTAGGTCCTGATGCTGTATTGCGTAAAGCCATTCAAAGCGGGCAACTCCCATCAATGATTTTTTGGGGCCCGCCGGGTGTTGGGAAAACTACACTTGCTTATATTATATCTCAAACCTTAGACCGCCCCTTTTTTAACCTGAGCGCCATTAATTCCGGTGTAAAAGACATCAGAGACGTGATCGACCGGGCCGCAGCGCTCAAAGACAGCTTCATGGGCCTTCCGATTCTCTTTATCGATGAGATCCACCGTTTCAGCAAATCGCAGCAAGATAGTTTGCTGGGTGCCGTAGAAAGAGGATTGGTGACGCTGATTGGCGCAACCACCGAAAATCCTTCTTTTGAAGTCATCTCCGCTTTATTGTCCCGCTCGCAGGTTTATATTCTAAAATCGCTGAATGAGGAAGAACTTTCCGGCTTACTGCAAACTGCAATTCAGCAGGATAAAGTGCTAAAGGAAAAGAAAATCACCATTAAAGAGCATGAGGCCTTGATTCGTTTATCCGGTGGTGACGCCAGAAAGCTGCTCAACGTCCTCGAAATTGCGATCAATGGTATTGGTGGAGATAAAATTGTGCTGACCAATGAAAATGTATTAAAACATGCCCAGCAAAACCTGGCTTTATATGATAAAGCTGGCGAGCAGCATTATGACATCATTTCTGCCTTTATAAAAAGTATCCGAGGCAGTGATCCCAATGCTGCTGTATATTGGCTTGCCAGGATGATTGAAGGTGGTGAAGATCCTTCTTTTATCGCCAGAAGGTTATTGATCCTGGCTTCAGAAGACATCGGCAATGCCAATCCAAATGCCCTTTTACTGGCCAACAACTGTTTTCAGGCGGTCAATGTAATTGGTTACCCTGAATCCAGGATCATTCTGGCTCAAGCAGTTACCTACATGGCTTCTTCGGCCAAAAGTAATGCGGCCTACGAGGCGATAAATAAAGCTCAGGCCTTGGTGAAACAAACGGGCAATTTGCCAGTCCCATTACATATACGGAATGCCCCTACTAAGCTGATGAAAAATATTGGATACGGTAAAGACTACCAATATGCACATGGTTTTGAAGGTAATTTCTCGGAACAGGAATATTTCCCTGACACCTTGAGCGGCACCAAACTATATGACCCGGGAAAGAATCCTGCGGAAGAAAAACTGAGGGAGAAATTACGTCAAAACTGGAAAAATAAGTACAACTATTAA
- a CDS encoding DUF5687 family protein — protein MLSTFLDHQWKAFWRSKNKGGTIATQLLIGFVVIYLLGVAIFLGIGLEIFIAKAFPDKDVFEVFNGLILYYFAMDFLMRMQLQELPTLSIVPYLHLRIPKRKIVNFLNIRSLFSAFNILPLFLFLPFCFTAVASVYSPLTALMYFMAIISLVIFNNYAALYIKRLSIQHLKLVPITLALIVGLGLLEYFKVFSIAAISNAVFNYIADQPFAALGFTFLAIGMFLVNARYLRNNLYTEELSSAEALKTSTDYPFLDRFGKVGTYVALEIKLILRNKRSRSAVTMSLLFLFYGFLFYKKELLDKDNLNLMLFAAIFMTGNTISIYGQFMFGWQSAHFDGLMANKIDIKDFIRAKFLLFTLFSTFTTLVACLYGFISWKILVIQFAAYFYNIGIGTIVVLYFATQNYRAMDLTKGSSFNFQGVGASQWILGLPYFLSPYLIVLPFSLNGHPYWGLLALGLCGLIAFLTQEFWVDCLVKEFNKKKYKIAAGFREKS, from the coding sequence ATGCTATCGACTTTTCTAGACCATCAATGGAAAGCCTTCTGGCGATCAAAAAATAAAGGCGGAACAATTGCAACACAGCTGCTCATCGGATTTGTGGTGATCTATCTGCTGGGGGTGGCCATTTTCCTGGGCATTGGCTTAGAGATATTCATTGCAAAAGCATTCCCTGATAAAGATGTATTTGAAGTTTTCAACGGACTAATTCTTTATTATTTCGCCATGGATTTCCTGATGAGGATGCAATTGCAGGAATTGCCCACGCTGAGTATTGTCCCCTATCTCCATTTGAGGATTCCGAAAAGAAAGATTGTTAATTTCTTAAATATACGGTCGCTATTTTCTGCTTTTAATATCTTACCGCTGTTTTTATTCCTGCCTTTCTGCTTTACCGCAGTGGCTAGTGTATACAGTCCGCTAACGGCCCTGATGTATTTCATGGCTATCATCTCCTTGGTGATCTTTAACAATTATGCCGCCTTATATATCAAAAGACTGAGCATACAGCATTTGAAATTAGTACCAATCACCTTAGCCCTGATTGTTGGACTGGGCTTACTGGAATATTTCAAAGTATTTTCTATTGCGGCAATTTCAAATGCGGTCTTCAATTACATTGCAGATCAGCCTTTCGCCGCATTGGGCTTTACCTTTTTAGCGATAGGAATGTTTTTAGTCAATGCCAGGTACTTGCGCAATAACCTCTATACGGAAGAATTGAGCAGTGCAGAGGCCTTAAAGACCAGCACAGACTATCCTTTTCTGGATCGTTTTGGAAAAGTTGGCACTTATGTGGCATTAGAGATCAAACTTATTCTGAGGAATAAAAGAAGCCGTTCGGCGGTAACCATGAGTCTGCTATTTTTGTTTTACGGTTTCCTTTTTTATAAGAAGGAGCTTCTGGATAAAGACAACCTGAACCTCATGCTTTTCGCTGCTATATTTATGACGGGCAATACCATCAGTATTTATGGACAGTTCATGTTTGGCTGGCAATCGGCACATTTTGATGGCTTGATGGCTAATAAAATCGACATTAAAGACTTTATCCGGGCAAAATTCCTTTTATTCACACTATTCTCCACATTTACCACCTTGGTGGCTTGTTTATATGGGTTCATCAGCTGGAAGATATTGGTGATTCAATTTGCTGCTTATTTTTATAATATAGGGATAGGTACCATTGTGGTCTTATATTTTGCCACTCAAAATTATCGCGCGATGGACCTGACTAAAGGTTCCAGCTTTAACTTCCAGGGTGTTGGTGCTTCCCAATGGATATTGGGATTGCCTTATTTTTTAAGCCCCTACCTGATTGTCCTTCCCTTTTCGCTGAACGGCCATCCTTACTGGGGCTTGCTGGCATTGGGCTTATGCGGTCTTATCGCCTTCCTGACCCAGGAGTTCTGGGTAGATTGTTTAGTGAAAGAGTTCAATAAGAAAAAATATAAAATTGCAGCTGGCTTTAGAGAAAAATCATGA
- a CDS encoding ABC transporter ATP-binding protein, translating into MILEISNLKKTYGNRTVVNIESLQLHAGETVGIVGNNGAGKTTMFRMALDLIRPTEGEIRSKGELIGQNDQWKDYTASYLDEGFLIDYLTAEEYFMFIGGLHQMTAAHVNDYLQQFQDFFNGEILNKGKYIRDFSKGNQNKIGIAASLMQNPELLILDEPFANLDPTTQIRLKTLIKSLKSERQMATLISSHDLNHVTDVCDRIILMEKGLIIKDLQTTANTLMELEAYFAE; encoded by the coding sequence ATGATTTTAGAAATTTCAAACTTAAAAAAGACCTACGGTAACCGTACTGTAGTCAATATTGAGTCCCTACAGCTCCATGCCGGGGAAACGGTGGGAATTGTAGGTAACAATGGTGCCGGAAAAACCACGATGTTTAGAATGGCATTAGACCTGATTCGTCCTACGGAAGGAGAAATCCGATCTAAAGGAGAGCTGATCGGCCAAAATGACCAATGGAAAGATTATACCGCTTCCTATCTGGATGAAGGTTTTTTAATTGATTACCTTACAGCTGAAGAATATTTTATGTTTATCGGTGGCCTTCATCAGATGACTGCTGCCCATGTCAATGATTACCTCCAGCAATTTCAAGATTTCTTCAATGGGGAGATCCTGAATAAAGGCAAGTATATCAGAGACTTCTCTAAGGGGAATCAAAATAAAATAGGGATTGCGGCTTCGCTGATGCAAAATCCGGAGCTTTTGATTTTGGATGAGCCTTTTGCCAATCTGGACCCAACTACACAGATCCGGTTGAAAACGCTGATTAAGTCGCTGAAATCGGAACGTCAGATGGCCACCCTGATTTCCAGTCATGATTTAAACCATGTCACTGACGTATGTGACAGGATCATCTTAATGGAAAAAGGACTGATTATCAAAGACCTGCAGACTACGGCCAACACTTTGATGGAACTGGAAGCCTATTTTGCAGAATAG
- a CDS encoding OmpA family protein: protein MVTSKFKIAAFSIALAMGAMTFQGCDSLTKTQKGAGIGATAGGVLGAIIGKKAGNTAVGAIIGAAVGGTAGGFIGKRMDKQAAEIQTAIPNAEVIREGEGIIVKFDSGILFGFDKSDLTAAAKTNVQSLAASLTKYPGTDIKVIGHTDNVGKEAYNMALSERRAAAVKAYAVSQGVPASRLITIGKGMSEPIADNTTEAGRAANRRVEVVIVANDQLKQQATQQGK from the coding sequence ATGGTTACTTCAAAATTTAAAATAGCAGCATTTAGTATCGCTTTAGCTATGGGTGCAATGACATTCCAAGGCTGCGATAGCTTAACTAAAACACAAAAAGGCGCAGGTATCGGTGCTACTGCAGGTGGTGTTCTAGGTGCTATTATCGGAAAAAAAGCGGGTAACACTGCTGTTGGGGCTATCATTGGTGCTGCTGTTGGTGGTACTGCAGGTGGATTTATTGGAAAAAGAATGGACAAACAAGCAGCAGAGATTCAAACTGCAATCCCAAATGCTGAAGTAATCCGTGAAGGTGAAGGTATTATCGTGAAGTTTGATAGTGGTATTCTTTTTGGATTCGACAAATCTGACTTAACTGCAGCGGCAAAAACAAACGTACAATCATTAGCGGCTTCACTTACTAAATATCCAGGAACGGACATTAAGGTAATTGGCCACACTGATAACGTAGGAAAAGAAGCTTATAACATGGCCCTTTCTGAAAGAAGAGCAGCAGCTGTTAAAGCTTATGCGGTTTCTCAAGGTGTTCCTGCATCACGTTTAATTACCATTGGAAAAGGAATGTCTGAGCCAATTGCTGACAACACTACTGAAGCTGGAAGGGCTGCCAACCGTAGAGTTGAGGTTGTAATCGTTGCAAACGATCAATTGAAACAACAAGCTACACAACAAGGCAAATAA